The uncultured Roseibium sp. DNA segment GATCGGCGGCACCACCGGGCGGCTTGTCAACAGCGGTGGGAAAGACGGGTCGAAACTCAGGGCAACGGTCATGACGTGGGCCTAGTCCAGATCGATCCGCCCCTTGACCTCATGGACGACGCCGGACCCCTCGATGGTCAGGGTCATTTTCGCATCGAGATGACCGCCCTCGAGGCCAGCCTTGCGCACATGGTCCTCGATCGCCTGCTGCGAAGTCACGCCGACCTGCTTGAGAAACTTGCGCATGGACATGTTGAAATTGTCATTGTTCATTTTGCGATTCCTTCCCGAATCCAACCCTTTCTTTCTGACAAAGTGATTCAGGTTGTTGAGAGGCTGATTCAACCACCTTCGGAATTGATTCACAAAGGCGCTGCAAGGGATTGATTGTGAATCGTTTTTCCGATTCAGTCGTGCTCGCCCGGCCGCTCGCCCATTCCAGGATCGAGGCGGACGGAGTCGTTGCCGGCCGTGTAGACGGCCCTGGAGGAATGGTCGAGTTCCCTCGTCAAAACGTACCAGGCGGCCACGCCGATCACGGCCATGGCACAGACCCCTGAGATGAAGGCTTTCATTGGGCGGTTCCTCCGGATTGGGTTGACGGGCCATTCGGATCGGTGGCCCGTTTCAGGAAGGCGACGAGCGCGTCACGATCCTCGACAGTCTTCAGCCGCTGGAGCGGCATTTTCGATCCGGGCGTCACCACATCCGGACCGTGATCGAAAAGATCGGAAATCGTTTTTTCGTTCCAGACGATGTCGGCGTCCAGAAGCGCTTTCGAATAGGGGTAGCCCGGAAGCGTGCCGGCCCTGCGTCCGAAGACGCCATAGAGCGTCGGCCCGGCACGGTTGCCGCCGTCCGGCGTCAGACTGTGGCAGACGGAGCACTTGCGGGCAAATTGAAGCTCGCCCGGGTCGTCCGTATTGGTGACCTGGAACCGGCGGGGAAACTCCACCTCGACCGGCTCGAACGGCTTGCGCGGGGAAATCTGCCAGACATGGATCTGATCGTCGAGGCCGACGTAGAACAGCTTGCTGGCGTCAGCGGTGAAATCCAGTCCCCAAACCGGACCGTAAGGATTTTCGAATTCCTCAAGCAATTCGAAGCTCGGCAGATCGAACACGCGGATCACGCCATCCCCGCCGCCGCTCGCCACCCGCTTGTCATCCCTAGAAACCGCCAGGGACAGAACGGGCCGTATGTGCGGCGGCAGCACCTTGACCTCTTCACCGGTCGCGATGTCGAGCACGCCGACCTTTCCGTCGGTCACGCCGAACATCAGCGTCTTGCCACCGGGCAGCGCCTTCAAGGTATTCACGCCCCAGCCGAAATTGACGAGCTCGCGCTCAAGCTCCCCCGTATCCAGATCGAACTGGCGGATGCCGCCGTCGTAGGAGGCCGTGAAGACCTTGCCGCCGTCGCGCGAAAAGGCGACGGCATTGACGTTACCGCGATGGCCGGTCAGGGCAAAGGCCTGATGCGGCGGATCGGCCGCAATGTCGTAGACCCGCGCCTCGTTCTCCCAGGAGGCGACGGCGACGTAACGCTCGTCCGGCGACACGTCGAGGCTCAGAACCTTTTCGCCCTTTCCCGAAAAACGGGAAAGCACCGACTGCGTTGTCAGGTCCCACAGAATCATGTCGCTGTCGTCGGACACCGTCACGGCGCGATTGTCACTCAGGAAGCGGCCATCGTTGACCGCTGCATTGTGACCGATCAACCGCTCAAGCGTCGGTTCCCCCTCCCCGTCGGGCAGGGTCCATACGATCGCCGCGTAGTCGAAAGACGTCGACAGCAGACGGTCGCCCGAGCTGTCCAGGCTGACGGATTTGACCGGACCGCCATGGCCTGCCAATCGCTCCGGCCAGCCGGCCAATGCTTCGAAGGCAAGCATCACCGGCGCGGCCAGCGTCGCCATGATCATCGCAGCGGGCCAGAGCCGTCGCGCCTTTGCCATGACACAGTCCTATTCGGCCGGTTGCGGCGCGCCCCCGGAACCGGAGGCCTTGTGGATGTCGGCCTGGTGTTCCTCCACCCAGATCGAATGGTGTTCCTTCGCCCAGTTGAGATCGACCTCGCCGGAGCCCATGGCGTCGAACGCGCCTTCCATGCCGATGGAGCCGATGTAGATATGGGCCAGGATCACGCAGACCATGAAGACGGCCATGATCGAATGCCACAGCGCGTTGAGTTGCTGCTCCTGCAGCGCCGTCAGCGCCGTCGGAAGTTCCGTACCGAAAATCAGGTTCACCTTGTCGAAGGTGCCGGCGAAGAAATGGGTGGTGAACGGGAACAGCAGCGCCCAGCCTGAGAGCGACAGCGACACGCCGCCGATGATCACTGCCCAGAAGATCACCTTCTGACCGGCGTTAAACTTCTTCGCCGGCGGATGCAGCTTCTTGGAAAAGATGCCGCCGCCCTGGAGGAGCCACTTGATGTCGGTCCGGTCCGGCAGATTGTGGCGCACCCACATGACGAAAATCATCGCAAGACCGGCCATGAAGGCGAAGGCGAGATAGTTGTGCAGGTACTTTCCCATCTGTGTGAGGAAGCCGAAGGCACCGTCACCAATGACCGGCTTCAGCACATAGCGGCCGTAGAGAATGTTCAGACCGGTCAGGCCGAGGATGATGAAGGAGACGGCGAGCATCCAGTGGCCGAAGCGTTCCACCGCCTTGAACCGGGTGATGGTCTGGTTCGACTTTCCATGCTCGATGCGGATGCGGCCGCGGATAGCGTAGAACAGGCCGAGGACGACGATGGTGCCGAGCAGCGCCCAGCTGGCATAGAGCGTTAGCGGTCCGTTGCGGAACGAACGCCAGGCCTCGCCTTCCGACTGGACCAGGGTTCCGGCCTTCTTGTCGGGAATGGAGACATTGCCCTGCAGGCCGTGGCGCACCGCGCGCCAGTAATCGGAATCGGACGTCGTGCCCAGCGTGTCGCCCGGAACCATGCCGCCGGACGGACTTGCCTCCGGCGCCGCATTCGGCGCAAGCGAATTCTGCGCCGCGGCCGGATTGCCGGCGAGCGCGAAGGCGATCATCGCGAAGGCCAGAAGCGGCAAAAGACCGCGCGAGCCGAAGTGTCTTATCGTTTTCCGGTTACAGATCATCTGGTTCTCCTGATGCCTCCCCTGCGCCCGGGTTTCCGTCCTCCGGTTGCACATGGGGCTTGCAAGTCTGTTCGCCGATCAGAACTTTTGTTGTTCGCCACGGAAGCGCAATTCGCGCCGCTGCGCGTCTGTCAGCCCGGTATCCGTCTTGCCTTCATATTGGCCTTTTTCCAGCTTGATCGGCCTATTTTCTTCCTGTTCGCGGCATCCGGCAAGTCCGGTCAAAGCGAACAGCGCACCGACCAGGACCAAATGCCCCGCCGTCTTGGTGGATTTGGAGATCATCGATCCGACTTCCCGACTACAGTCCGCGGTTCCATTGCTATCAAGGCAGAAAACGGAGACGACTGGTCAGCCGCCTCCGTCCTTTTATCGTTCAAGCGATCCGCCAAGGGACGCTTTTAGAAGTTGCCGGCCTTCTGGCTGTAGGCAGTGCCCCAGCCCCAGGCGCCGGAGCCGAAGCCACGGGCAACCACACGCTCGCGATAAATCGCGGAGACCACGTCGCCGTCACCGGCAAGCAGGGCCTTGGTGGAGCACATTTCCGCACACAGCGGCAGCTTGCCTTCCGCGAGGCGGTTACGGCCGTATTTCTGGAATTCGGCCGCGGAGTTGTCCTCTTCCGGACCGCCGTTACAGAACGTGCACTTGTCCATCTTGCCGCGGGACCCGAAGTTGCCGGCCTGCGGATACTGCGGCGCGCCGAAGGGGCATGCATAGAAGCAATAGCCGCAGCCGATGCACAGATCCTTGGAGTGGAGAACCACCCCTTCATCCGATTGGTAGAAGCAATCGACAGGGCACACAGCCGTGCACGGTGCGTCCGAACAGTGCATGCAGGCCACCGAGATGGACCTCTCGCCCGGCTTGCCGTCGTTGATGGTGACAACGCGGCGGCGGTTGATGCCCCAAGGCACCTCGTTTTCGTTCTTACAGGCCGTGACGCAGGCGTTGCACTCGATGCAGCGTTCGGCGTCACAGAGGAATTTCATTCGTGCCATGACTTCTCCCTCCCTTAAGCCGCGCGCTCAATGCGGCACAATGTTGCTTTTGTTTCCTGCATCTGGGTGACGCTGTCGTATCCGTAGGTCTGAGCCGTGTTGGATGCTTCACCCAGAACGTAGGGGTCTGCGCCGGCGGGGTATTTGCTTCTCAGGTCCTCGCCCTGGTAGTGACCGCCGAAGTGGAACGGCATGAAGGCAACGCCCCTGCCGACCCGCTCGGTCAGCATGGCCATCACCTTGACCTTGCCGCCTTCCGGACCGTGGACCCAGACCATCTCCCCGTCGCGAATGCCGATATCGTTGGCATCGGCCGTGTTGATTTCCACGAACATGTCCTGCTGAAGCTCGGCCAGCCACGGGTTGGACCGGGTTTCGTCGCCACCGCCTTCGTATTCGACGAGGCGCCCGGAGGTCAGGATCATCGGGAAGTCCTTGGAGAAGTCGTTTTCCTGAATCGACTTGTAGGCCGTCGGCACGCGCCAGAAGGTCTTGTCGTCATAGGTCGCATACTTGTCCAGAAGATCCCGGCGATTGGTGTAGAGCGGCTCGCGGTGCAGCGGCACCGGATCCGGGAAGGTCCAGACCACCGCGCGGGCCTTGGCGTTGCCGAACGGCGCACAGCCGTGCTTGATCGCCACCCGCTGGATGCCGCCGGACAGGTCGGTCTTCCAGTTGGTCTTGTCTCCGGCCACCGCTTCGATGGACGCGCGTTCTTCGTCGGTCAGATCGCCGTCCCAGCCGAGGCTTTTCAGCATCGCCATGGTGAATTCCGGATAACCGTCCTTGATTTCCGAGCCTTCCGGCCAGGAATCCTCGGCCAGAAGGTTGTCGCCGTTGCGTTCCACCCCGAAGCGGGCACGGAAACACAGGCCGCCTTCGGCAACCGGGATCGACGGATCGTAGAGGTTCGCCGTTCCCGGATGGCCCATCTCCGCCGTGCCCCAGCACGGCCAGGGCATGCCGTAGAAATCGCCATCGCACGGACCGCCGTTCGCCCGCAGGCTGGTGCGGTCGAAGGTGTGCTGGTTGGCCATGTGCAGCTTCAGCCGCTCCGGCGACTGGCCGGTGTAGCCGATGGTCCACATGCCCTTGTTGATTTCGCGGGTCACGTCCTCGATCAGCGGCTCCTCGCCATTGACCTCGATGTTCTTGAACATCTCGTCCGCAAAGCCGAGCTTCTTGGCGAGCTTGTACATGATCATGTGGTCCGGCAGGGATTCGAACAGCGGCTCGACCACCGTCTCGCGCCACTGGATCGACCGGTTGGAGGCCGTCACCGATCCGTAGGTCTCGAACTGGGTCGAGGCCGGAAGCAGATAGACGCCGTCCTTGCGGTCGGACAGGATCGCGGACATGGTCGGATAGGGATCGATCACGACGAGCGTGTCGAGCTTTTCCATCGCCACCTTCATATCCGGCAAACGGGTCTGCGAGTTCGGCGCATGCCCCCAGAACACCATCACCTTGGTGTTGTGCGGCTGCTGCAGATTGTCCTCGTCCTCAAGCACGCCGTCGATCCAGCGGGACACGGGAATGCCCTTCTGGTTGATCATGGCGACGTCCTTGCCGTCCGCCCCCTTCATGCTGGCGAAACGTCCGCGGATGTAGTCGACATCCACATCCCAGACGCGCGCCCAGTGAGCCCAGGACCCGTCGGCGAGACCGTAGTAGCCCGGCAGGGTATCCGCCAGAACACCAAGGTCGGTCGCACCCTGAACATTGTCGTGACCGCGGAAGATGTTGGTGCCGCCGCCGGACTTGCCCATGTTTCCCAGGGCAAGCTGCAGGATGCAGTAGGCGCGGGTATTGTTGTTGCCGTTGGTGTGCTGGGTGCCGCCCATGCACCAGATCACGGTGCCCGGACGGTTGTTGGCCAGCGTCCTGGCAACGCGCTTGAGCTGCGAGCCGGGCACGCCGGTGACACGCTCGACTTCTTCCGGCGTCCACTTGGCCACTTCGGCCTTGACCTCATCCATGCCCCAGACGCGCTGGCGAATGAATTCCTTGTCTTCCCAGCCGTTGTCGAAGATGTGCCACAGAATGCCCCAGACGAGGGCGACGTCCGTTCCGGGACGGAAGCGGACATATTCGGAGGCGTGGGCCGCTGTGCGCGTGAAACGCGGATCGCAAACGATCAGCGGCGCATTGTTTTCTTCCTTTGCCTTCAACACATGCAGAAGTGATACCGGATGTGCCTCGGCCGGATTGCCGCCGATGATGAAGATGGCGCGCGAATTGTGGATGTCGTTGTAGGAATTGGTCATTGCGCCGTAGCCCCAGGTGTTGGCAACACCTGCGACCGTGGTCGAGTGACAGATACGCGCCTGGTGATCGACGTTGTTCGTGCCGAAGAAGGCCGCGAACTTGCGCATCAAATAGGCCTGCTCGTTGCTGTGCTTGGCCGAGCCCAGCCAATAGACGCTGTCCGGACCGTCCTTCTCGCGCACATCCAGGATCTTGTCGCCGAGTTCCTCGATGGCCTGATCCCAGGAGATACGCTCCCACTTGCCGTTGACCAGCTTGGTCGGATACTTCAGCCGGCGCTCACCATGGGCGTGTTCGCGCACCGCAGCGCCCTTGGCGCAATGGGAACCGAGGTTGAACGGGCTGTCGAAACCGGGTTCCTGACCGATCCAGACACCGTCCTTGACCTCGGCCAGCACCGTGCAGCCGACAGAGCAATGGGTGCAGACCGACTTCTTGATATCGACCTTGCCGGCGGTGGCCGCCTGGGCCTGGGCCTTCTGTACCATGCCGCCGGATGCGGCCGAAATGGCGGCCAGACTGCCGGCAGCAACACCGGACCGGCGGAGGAACGTCCGGCGATCCATGGTGGTCGCGCCAAAGTCGGCCAGAGCAGATGAAAGCCGGCCGCGCCGCGCCACACCGCTTGTTTTTTTTCTGAGCATTCTTGTCTCTCCCTCGATCGGAACCGTGAAGGACAGCCGTCCAGCCAATTCCCCGAACCGATCCGCCGCGTCGCAGACCGGTTAATTGTTCAGAACCGTGCGGTTTCGTAAGCTTTCTTCACGTGATCGGTTTCCCGATATCCGCTTCCGCCCGGCTCGACGGCTTCCGCAGCCTCAGCGGAACCGGCCACGACGGTCGCTCCGCTTGCCAGAGCGCCAAGACTGGCGAGTTTCAAAAAGTTCCGCCGTCCGCCGACGTCCTGCTCTTTCCTGTCCTTCATTCTTTCTCTCCAGCTCTCATCTTTTGGATGCCGCATCAGGCCTCTCCGGCCAATCGTGCGGCGGCTTCTCAAACAGCCGTTCGGCGACCACCTATTGGGCCATGCCGAATGCCTCGTCCTCGACAGAAATCAAAACGCCGCCGAGCACCCCGACAGCGGCATAGAACGCATTGGTCTGTGTGGCGGCGAGATCCTTGAAGAAATGCCCCGCCCACGAACCGATATGTTTCTGGAAAAACGTCTTTTGCTCGGAAAGCGTTGCCGGCTCGCCGAACTCGCCAGCGATCATGCCTTCCATCATCTGCATCAAGGCGGCGATGTGATCCTCCGGCTCGCTCACGCCCTCGGCACGTTCGATGCCGAGCGCGGCCATGCTCGCCCTGAGGTCGGCGAGCGGCTTCTCGTGGAGGAAACCGGTCAGATAGTAAGATGCATAGGGAACGAACTCACCGCGCCCGAGGCCGATGAAGAGGTCCTGATAGGCGCGTTTCAGGCTGCCGGCATCCTCGGTCCGGGCGGCCACAGCCAATCGGCCAATCGCCTCCCCGACCGGCGTGTCATCGACAGCCAGGGCGCGAATGGCCACAATTTCCTCGTCGGAAGGCGCCGCCTGCAACAGGCGGCCCACAAAGCCGTACAAGACGGCACGATCACTGTCTTCCGGCGCAATCGAAATTTCCTGCGACGTCATTTGCGACATCTATGCATTCTCCCTCAGGTCGGAATAATCGCTCCGATCCTGACGGGCCGCAAATGAAATCAATACTGCGCCGCAAAACCAATCGTTTTTAGCTTGTGTTTGTTTTTCATTTCTTCTTTTTGTAGGAAATTTTACTATCAAACGACACAAAACAGCAAACCATAGTGCGCCGCAAAATCGAGCACCGCGAGCCGCCCCAGACATCGAAACACCTTTTCAGTCGAGACTCGAAGCAGACTCTTTGATTCACGAGTCACTGGATTCAGTTTTGCTCAGCAATAATATATTCATTTTTCTGAATATAATAAAACGCAAAACCTTATTTTATGTCTTATTTTCAATTATTTATACGATACGATGTCGTGAATGCCCGTTTTCGTTGCTACTTGACGAAAACTACACAACGGGCATTTTCCCCGGCACCCGGACAGGTGAGCGCCGAAGATATGCTGCACTGCAACATATCAAATTGAAAAAGACCTTTTCGCCCAGAAAAAAGCTGCCGCTGTCCCTCAACTTAAAAGAGCCGCCTCAGGATCAGGCGGCTCTTTACGCAGAGATAGAAAGTCCGTGCAGGAACCGGACCGAACTATTCGATGACGATCTTCGGGGCAGCCCGCTGTTCATCCCCCGCGTATCGAGCGATTTCGGCCATCACCTTTGCCGCAATCTCCCGGTAGATCTTCGCGTGAGCACCGTCCGGATCGGAAACAACGACCGGCGTGCCGGCATCCGACGTTTCGCGAATCTGTATGTCGAGCGGCACTTCGCCC contains these protein-coding regions:
- the fdh3B gene encoding formate dehydrogenase FDH3 subunit beta — translated: MARMKFLCDAERCIECNACVTACKNENEVPWGINRRRVVTINDGKPGERSISVACMHCSDAPCTAVCPVDCFYQSDEGVVLHSKDLCIGCGYCFYACPFGAPQYPQAGNFGSRGKMDKCTFCNGGPEEDNSAAEFQKYGRNRLAEGKLPLCAEMCSTKALLAGDGDVVSAIYRERVVARGFGSGAWGWGTAYSQKAGNF
- a CDS encoding formate dehydrogenase subunit alpha; amino-acid sequence: MLRKKTSGVARRGRLSSALADFGATTMDRRTFLRRSGVAAGSLAAISAASGGMVQKAQAQAATAGKVDIKKSVCTHCSVGCTVLAEVKDGVWIGQEPGFDSPFNLGSHCAKGAAVREHAHGERRLKYPTKLVNGKWERISWDQAIEELGDKILDVREKDGPDSVYWLGSAKHSNEQAYLMRKFAAFFGTNNVDHQARICHSTTVAGVANTWGYGAMTNSYNDIHNSRAIFIIGGNPAEAHPVSLLHVLKAKEENNAPLIVCDPRFTRTAAHASEYVRFRPGTDVALVWGILWHIFDNGWEDKEFIRQRVWGMDEVKAEVAKWTPEEVERVTGVPGSQLKRVARTLANNRPGTVIWCMGGTQHTNGNNNTRAYCILQLALGNMGKSGGGTNIFRGHDNVQGATDLGVLADTLPGYYGLADGSWAHWARVWDVDVDYIRGRFASMKGADGKDVAMINQKGIPVSRWIDGVLEDEDNLQQPHNTKVMVFWGHAPNSQTRLPDMKVAMEKLDTLVVIDPYPTMSAILSDRKDGVYLLPASTQFETYGSVTASNRSIQWRETVVEPLFESLPDHMIMYKLAKKLGFADEMFKNIEVNGEEPLIEDVTREINKGMWTIGYTGQSPERLKLHMANQHTFDRTSLRANGGPCDGDFYGMPWPCWGTAEMGHPGTANLYDPSIPVAEGGLCFRARFGVERNGDNLLAEDSWPEGSEIKDGYPEFTMAMLKSLGWDGDLTDEERASIEAVAGDKTNWKTDLSGGIQRVAIKHGCAPFGNAKARAVVWTFPDPVPLHREPLYTNRRDLLDKYATYDDKTFWRVPTAYKSIQENDFSKDFPMILTSGRLVEYEGGGDETRSNPWLAELQQDMFVEINTADANDIGIRDGEMVWVHGPEGGKVKVMAMLTERVGRGVAFMPFHFGGHYQGEDLRSKYPAGADPYVLGEASNTAQTYGYDSVTQMQETKATLCRIERAA
- a CDS encoding DUF6494 family protein; translation: MNNDNFNMSMRKFLKQVGVTSQQAIEDHVRKAGLEGGHLDAKMTLTIEGSGVVHEVKGRIDLD
- a CDS encoding molecular chaperone TorD family protein → MSQMTSQEISIAPEDSDRAVLYGFVGRLLQAAPSDEEIVAIRALAVDDTPVGEAIGRLAVAARTEDAGSLKRAYQDLFIGLGRGEFVPYASYYLTGFLHEKPLADLRASMAALGIERAEGVSEPEDHIAALMQMMEGMIAGEFGEPATLSEQKTFFQKHIGSWAGHFFKDLAATQTNAFYAAVGVLGGVLISVEDEAFGMAQ
- a CDS encoding twin-arginine translocation signal domain-containing protein; amino-acid sequence: MKDRKEQDVGGRRNFLKLASLGALASGATVVAGSAEAAEAVEPGGSGYRETDHVKKAYETARF
- a CDS encoding formate dehydrogenase subunit gamma encodes the protein MICNRKTIRHFGSRGLLPLLAFAMIAFALAGNPAAAQNSLAPNAAPEASPSGGMVPGDTLGTTSDSDYWRAVRHGLQGNVSIPDKKAGTLVQSEGEAWRSFRNGPLTLYASWALLGTIVVLGLFYAIRGRIRIEHGKSNQTITRFKAVERFGHWMLAVSFIILGLTGLNILYGRYVLKPVIGDGAFGFLTQMGKYLHNYLAFAFMAGLAMIFVMWVRHNLPDRTDIKWLLQGGGIFSKKLHPPAKKFNAGQKVIFWAVIIGGVSLSLSGWALLFPFTTHFFAGTFDKVNLIFGTELPTALTALQEQQLNALWHSIMAVFMVCVILAHIYIGSIGMEGAFDAMGSGEVDLNWAKEHHSIWVEEHQADIHKASGSGGAPQPAE
- a CDS encoding c-type cytochrome; this encodes MAKARRLWPAAMIMATLAAPVMLAFEALAGWPERLAGHGGPVKSVSLDSSGDRLLSTSFDYAAIVWTLPDGEGEPTLERLIGHNAAVNDGRFLSDNRAVTVSDDSDMILWDLTTQSVLSRFSGKGEKVLSLDVSPDERYVAVASWENEARVYDIAADPPHQAFALTGHRGNVNAVAFSRDGGKVFTASYDGGIRQFDLDTGELERELVNFGWGVNTLKALPGGKTLMFGVTDGKVGVLDIATGEEVKVLPPHIRPVLSLAVSRDDKRVASGGGDGVIRVFDLPSFELLEEFENPYGPVWGLDFTADASKLFYVGLDDQIHVWQISPRKPFEPVEVEFPRRFQVTNTDDPGELQFARKCSVCHSLTPDGGNRAGPTLYGVFGRRAGTLPGYPYSKALLDADIVWNEKTISDLFDHGPDVVTPGSKMPLQRLKTVEDRDALVAFLKRATDPNGPSTQSGGTAQ